In Pseudonocardia sp. DSM 110487, the sequence ACAGCGCCCGCGGAACGTCGAGCAGCAACTGACGCATCCCGGACCCGAAGCCGAACAGGTAGGGCTGGTCGGTGTCGTAGACCACGACGTCGCCCGCGACGAGCGGCACGCACTCCCCGGCCTGGTAGAAGAACGCATCTCCTTCGAGAAGCAGCGAGGCGAAGGTGGCGTCCTTGGGGAACTGCCGGACCGTCGTGGGCGCCCGCTCGATCACGTGGGCGTTGCCCGCGATGTCGGCCAACCGGTACCCGCCCAGATCGAGGTTGAGCTCCTTCGCGACCAAGCCCTCCGGAGCGTAGGTCGAGCAGGTGAGACCCACGAGAGCGTCGGCGTTGTGCTGCTCCCAGAAGGCCACCCTGTCCGCTGGCTCGACCACCGAGGTGGACGCCGACGACACCACCACGGGTAGGGGCACGACACCTCCATTGGCCGTTCTCGCGCCCGGCGACCCTACCCGACGCCGCTTCGCCCCGGGAGGGTTTCAGGTGGTCAGATAGCCTCCGTCGACGGGCAGCACCACCCCGGTCACGTAGGACGCCGCGGGAGAAGCCAGGAACACCACGACCTCGGCGACGTCGTCGGGGCTGCCCCAGCGACCGAACGGCATCCGGCCGAGGATCGTCGCGCTCGCGGTGGCGTCGGCCTGCAGGCCCTGCGACAGCGGGGTGTCGATCCAGCCGGGAGCCACCGAGTTGACCCGGATCCCTTCTTTTGCGTACTCGGCGGCCAGCGACCTGGTCAGCTGTACGACGCCGCCCTTGCTGGCGCTGTACGCCGGCCGGTCAGCGGCTCCGAAGAAGCTGTACATGGACGCCGTCGTCACGATGCTGCCGCCGGTCCGGGCGAGCAAGGGGCGCGCGGCCTCGGCGGCGCGCATCGTGGCTACGAGGTTGACCGCGATGACTCCGGCGAA encodes:
- a CDS encoding SDR family NAD(P)-dependent oxidoreductase, with protein sequence MLSWQPGLFAGKTVVVTGGTSGIGAAAAVRFARLGATVHALGLAADGPHAPHHEGVTVTEVDVTDDAAFRAAIAVLPALDVLFCCAGISRDRSEYDLDDFAGVIAVNLVATMRAAEAARPLLARTGGSIVTTASMYSFFGAADRPAYSASKGGVVQLTRSLAAEYAKEGIRVNSVAPGWIDTPLSQGLQADATASATILGRMPFGRWGSPDDVAEVVVFLASPAASYVTGVVLPVDGGYLTT